The following are from one region of the Aspergillus chevalieri M1 DNA, chromosome 1, nearly complete sequence genome:
- a CDS encoding putative aldehyde dehydrogenase (COG:C;~EggNog:ENOG410PKTJ;~InterPro:IPR015590,IPR016161,IPR016162,IPR016163;~PFAM:PF00171;~go_function: GO:0016491 - oxidoreductase activity [Evidence IEA];~go_function: GO:0016620 - oxidoreductase activity, acting on the aldehyde or oxo group of donors, NAD or NADP as acceptor [Evidence IEA];~go_process: GO:0055114 - oxidation-reduction process [Evidence IEA]), translating to MTQAVLSGLQGRPINVHTGLFINNQFVPATNNHILETTNPANSRKLTDISAAQKEDVDRAVEASEAAFREWKTTPPQTRVRLLSKLADLIERDSIELASLEAIDAGILYGESLHLSVPQAVDTLRYFAGWADKGAGQSLPIPNGLAYTQHEPLGVCAAIVPWNAPLMITIWKLAPAIATGNVLIIKTPELTPLYGQKLAALILEARFPPGVINILCGEGKVAGQAIAEHPKIRKVAFTGSTLVGRQILRAAAETNLKRVTLELGGKGPSIVFPDADLENALFWTTLGITANNGQICAAGSRIYVHASIYERFLEEFKGRVAKAVHGDPLFATTSKGPLASAGQHQKVLGYINRAKEVGSRLLCGGEDLNGNFISNTAFADVKEDDTIMKEEIFGPVAAIARFETEAEVIAKANNSEYGLSAAIFTDNVSRAHRVAAAIETGQVTVNCWGNLHSNTPFGGMKQSGFGRDLGKEALDGWTSTKTVKVHLLSTGAKL from the exons ATGACACAGGCAGTACTCTCCGGGCTCCAGGGCAGACCTATTAATG TCCACACCGGACTATTCATAAACAACCAATTCGTCCCCGCAACGAACAACCACATCCTCGAGACCACAAATCCAGCCAACTCCCGAAAACTAACCGACATCTCAGCTGCCCAGAAAGAAGATGTCGACCGGGCAGTTGAGGCATCCGAAGCCGCATTCCGAGAGTGGAAGACAACACCTCCCCAGACACGCGTGCGACTTCTTTCCAAACTAGCCGACCTTATCGAACGGGATTCCATCGAGCTAGCTTCGTTGGAGGCAATCGATGCTGGCATTCTTTATGGGGAGTCGTTGCATCTCAGCGTCCCGCAGGCGGTGGATACGCTGCGATACTTCGCGGGATGGGCGGATAAGGGCGCTGGGCAGTCTCTGCCTATCCCAAATGGACTGGCGTATACGCAGCatgagcctcttggggtgtGCGCGGCTATTGTCCCGTGGAATGCACCACT CATGATAACAATCTGGAAACTCGCCCCAGCCATCGCAACCGGCAACGTCCTCATAATCAAAACCCCCGAACTAACACCACTTTACGGCCAAAAACTCGCCGCCCTAATCCTTGAGGCCCGCTTCCCACCCGGCGTCATAAACATCCTCTGTGGCGAAGGTAAAGTTGCAGGCCAAGCGATTGCAGAGCACCCCAAAATTCGCAAAGTCGCATTTACCGGAAGCACTCTAGTCGGTCGACAGATTCTGCGCGCAGCTGCAGAGACCAATCTCAAGCGGGTAACACTGGAACTAGGTGGGAAGGGTCCTTCCATCGTCTTTCCTGATGCAGATTTGGAGAATGCGCTATTTTGGACTACATTGGGGATTACGGCGAACAATGGACAGATTTGTGCGGCGGGATCGCGGATCTATGTTCATGCTTCAATTTATGAGCGGTTTCTTGAGGAGTTCAAGGGTAGAGTGGCTAAGGCTGTTCATGGGGATCCTTTGTTCGCGACAACTAGCAAGGGTCCTTTGGCCAGTGCAGGGCAACATCAGAAGGTGTTGGGCTACATCAACAGAGCCAAAGAAGTTGGCTCAAGATTGCTGTGTGGTGGAGAGGATCTGAATGGTAACTTCATCTCGAATACCGCGTTCGCAGACGTCAAAGAGGACGACACCATTATGAAGGAGGAGATATTCGGACCCGTGGCA GCCATTGCGAGATTTGAAACGGAGGCTGAAGTGATCGCGAAAGCGAACAATTCAGAATACGGCCTCAGCGCTGCAATCTTCACCGATAACGTCAGTCGTGCGCATCGAGTCGCGGCCGCAATTGAGACGGGCCAAGTCACTGTGAACTGCTGGGGTAATCTTCATTCGAACACGCCATTCGGAGGCATGAAGCAATCCGGGTTTGGTCGTGATTTGGGAAAGGAGGCGTTGGATGGGTGGACGAGCACTAAGACGGTTAAGGTCCATTTGTTGTCGACTGGTGCTAAGCTTTGA
- a CDS encoding uncharacterized protein (COG:S;~EggNog:ENOG410PFGS;~InterPro:IPR011118,IPR029058;~PFAM:PF07519;~SECRETED:SignalP(1-26)) — translation MMVPQNLWSMATASAAGLWFASGTHASDCSTSSIKNLSIPHGQVLDLSATPVNDYNYQNSTLKFCNVTVTYTHPGLNDTIHVNVWLPSSNWNQRLQGAGGGGFSALDSVDVLEKAVAGGYAVVGTDAGHKLNSASSDSWSLDESGKVNMSLLKDFASVALNDAAVVAKDVTRDFYGHGPRHSYWNGCSTGGRQGLMLAQRYPTAYDGILANAPAINWPEFIVAEYWPQFVMNQMNTHPPPCVIDAITAAAVEACDGNDGVKDAVISEPSRCQFNASTTVNQKVNCSGQKVTITRNDALVVQKIWDGMRSTNGSSLWYGLEKGAPLSGGLAITTCSTPSNCTGAPFSISSDWIGQFILENPSADLTQMSHEQYQRIFEYSHKKYDPIIGTNNPDLSAFKQVGGKLVTWHGLADQLIFPKGTEKYYKEVESLDPSVRDFYRLFLAPGVQHCKGGDGAIPVDPLESLVNWVEKGIAPETLLGETEDGSRSRELCPYPLVSVYKGGNSRDKSSYTCEEASK, via the coding sequence ATGATGGTACCCCAGAATCTTTGGTCCATGGCCACTGCCTCCGCGGCTGGTCTGTGGTTTGCTTCCGGCACTCACGCTAGTGACTGTTCGACCTCTAGTATCAAAAACCTCTCTATCCCTCATGGCCAAGTCCTGGACCTATCCGCGACCCCAGTCAACGACTATAATTATCAAAATTCAACCCTGAAGTTCTGCAATGTGACCGTTACCTACACCCATCCCGGTTTGAACGACACCATTCACGTCAATGTCTGGCTTCCGTCATCCAACTGGAACCAGCGACTCCAAGGTGCAGGTGGCGGTGGCTTCTCAGCTCTAGACAGTGTGGACGTTCTAGAAAAAGCCGTGGCTGGAGGCTACGCAGTCGTTGGAACAGATGCGGGACATAAGTTGAATTCCGCGAGCTCGGATTCTTGGTCGCTCGACGAATCTGGAAAGGTCAACATGTCGCTTCTTAAGGACTTCGCGTCTGTTGCCTTGAATGATGCGGCGGTTGTGGCTAAGGATGTTACACGCGACTTTTATGGACACGGTCCGCGTCACTCGTACTGGAATGGATGTTCCACAGGTGGAAGACAGGGTCTTATGCTCGCGCAGCGGTATCCTACGGCATATGATGGAATTCTGGCGAATGCCCCTGCGATTAATTGGCCTGAGTTCATTGTCGCGGAGTACTGGCCGCAGTTCGTGATGAACCAGATGAACACACATCCTCCCCCGTGTGTCATTGATGCGATTACTGCTGCTGCCGTCGAAGCGTGCGATGGCAACGATGGAGTGAAAGATGCTGTTATCTCAGAACCGAGCCGTTGTCAGTTCAACGCATCAACCACGGTCAATCAGAAGGTCAATTGCAGTGGACAGAAAGTGACGATTACTCGGAACGATGCACTTGTGGTTCAGAAAATCTGGGATGGTATGCGTTCTACCAATGGCTCGTCCTTGTGGTACGGTCTCGAGAAAGGCGCGCCGCTGTCAGGAGGGTTGGCCATAACGACATGCTCGACGCCGTCTAACTGCACAGGCGCACCGTTCTCCATCTCATCAGATTGGATTGGTCAATTCATCCTGGAGAACCCATCCGCGGACCTGACCCAAATGAGCCACGAGCAATACCAACGGATCTTCGAATACTCCCACAAGAAGTACGACCCGATCATCGGAACGAACAATCCCGACCTATCCGCCTTCAAACAAGTCGGTGGCAAGCTGGTGACCTGGCACGGCTTAGCAGATCAACTAATTTTCCCCAAGGGCACGGAGAAGTACTACAAGGAAGTGGAAAGCTTGGATCCCTCGGTTCGTGACTTCTATCGCCTCTTCCTGGCCCCGGGTGTGCAGCATTGCAAGGGGGGTGATGGCGCTATCCCGGTTGATCCATTGGAATCGCTCGTCAACTGGGTGGAAAAGGGCATTGCGCCAGAGACATTGCTGGGGGAGACAGAGGATGGTTCGAGAAGTCGGGAGTTGTGTCCGTATCCGCTGGTGTCGGTGTATAAGGGGGGGAATAGTCGGGATAAGTCTTCTTATACATGCGAAGAAGCTTCTAAATAA
- a CDS encoding glycoside hydrolase family 1 protein (CAZy:GH1;~COG:G;~EggNog:ENOG410PFTX;~InterPro:IPR017853,IPR001360;~SECRETED:SignalP(1-17);~go_function: GO:0004553 - hydrolase activity, hydrolyzing O-glycosyl compounds [Evidence IEA];~go_process: GO:0005975 - carbohydrate metabolic process [Evidence IEA]) — MRGALLYGSALVALTEAQQLYLTTTGYTERPQCTQAAASPEYYFRPFSYTLNETVRYATSVPAPTTTKTYAAPYSEAVKHLTTTPATTTWGNWLPGQTEITATDTDEPYGEAAWSSLWKLADIKNYTTTGIYSTTVSPTPVPSSELVLPPRDYFEPTDCYNFPDDFIFGVAGSAAQVEGAVGLEGRSPTIQENLATVDQPKNYVTNENYYLYKQDIERLAAMGVKYYSFSIPWTRILPFAVPGSPVNEQAIKHYDDLINTILDAGMQPAVTLLHFDSPWLFVSSDNFSATPDFGNANGGYQNETFVDSFVNYAKIVLTNYADRVPVWFTFNEPFLYSFNFTGANNVVHAHAQVYHFYKDELKATGKMGIKFNDNFGVPRDPTNSSDVVAANRFQEIQLGLYANPIFLGKQYPDSVLETLPGAKPLSSDELSYINNTSDFFGIDPYTATVVSEPAETFTDCAANHTTANTIFPYCVVQETRNIYGWNIGYRSHSYVYITPTYLREYLNYLWNTFRKPVLVSEFGFPVYKEDEKEELSDQLFDTPRSIYYLSFMSEILKAIHEDGVHVMGALAWSWADNWEFGDYTQQFGLQVVNRTTQERFFKKSLFDLVDFVGARMASS, encoded by the exons ATGCGAGGAGCCCTGTTATATGGTAGTGCGTTAGTGGCGCTCACAGAAGCGCAGCAGTTGTATCTTACAACTACTGGCTATACCGAGCGTCCGCAATGTACGCAGGCGGCTGCATCACCTGAGTATTACTTTCGTCCGTTCTCTTATACGTTGAATGAGACTGTTCG ATATGCCACCTCGGTACCCGCGCCGACAACCACCAAAACGTATGCAGCACCATACTCCGAAGCCGTCAAGCACCTCACTACAACCCCCGCGACCACAACATGGGGTAACTGGCTGCCTGGCCAAACGGAGATTACCGCTACCGACACAGACGAACCTTACGGAGAAGCCGCATGGTCTTCGCTATGGAAGCTGGCTGATATAAAGAACTACACGACCACTGGGATATATTCGACGACGGTCAGCCCCACGCCAGTTCCAAGCAGCGAGCTAGTCCTTCCGCCAAGGGACTACTTCGAGCCTACGGACTGCTACAACTTCCCAGACGATTTCATTTTCGGTGTTGCCGGGAGTGCTGCGCAGGTCGAAGGGGCCGTGGGCTTGGAAGGTCGCAGCCCTACCATCCAAGAGAACCTCGCGACTGTTGACCAGCCAAAGAACTATGTGACCAACGAGAACTACTACTTGTACAAGCAGGATATCGAGCGCCTGGCAGCTATGGGTGTCAAGTACTACAGTTTCTCAATTCCATGGACGCGGATTCTGCCCTTCGCCGTGCCCGGATCACCGGTGAATGAGCAGGCTATCAAGCACTATGACGATTTAATCAACACCATCCTCGATGCGGGCATGCAGCCAGCAGTGACGCTTCTCCATTTCGACAGTCCATGGCTCTTCGTATCTAGCGACAACTTCTCCGCTACTCCTGATTTCGGTAATGCTAATGGAGGCTACCAGAACGAGACCTTTGTGGATTCATTCGTCAACTACGCAAAGATTGTGCTCACCAACTATGCCGACAGAGTTCCCGTTTGGTTCACGTTCAACGAACCCTTCCTTTACTCGTTCAATTTCACCGGTGCCAACAATGTCGTGCACGCACACGCGCAAGTGTACCATTTCTACAAGGACGAACTAAAAGCAACCGGAAAAATGGGAATCAAATTCAATGACAACTTTGGCGTTCCCCGTGATCCCACGAATTCCAGTGACGTCGTCGCAGCAAACCGATTCCAAGAGATCCAACTGGGACTCTACGCCAACCCCATATTCCTCGGCAAGCAATACCCCGATTCCGTTCTCGAGACCCTACCAGGTGCCAAACCCCTCAGCTCAGACGAGCTCTCCTATATCAACAACACCTCCGACTTCTTCGGCATCGACCCCTACACAGCAACCGTAGTCTCCGAACCAGCAGAGACATTCACAGACTGCGCAGCAAACCACACCACCGCCAACACCATCTTCCCCTACTGTGTCGTTCAAGAGACCAGAAACATCTACGGCTGGAACATCGGCTACCGCTCGCACAGCTACGTCTACATAACACCCACCTACCTCCGCGAATACCTAAACTACCTCTGGAACACCTTCCGCAAGCCCGTCCTCGTCTCGGAATTTGGCTTCCCGGTGTACAAAGAggatgagaaagaagagCTCTCGGATCAACTGTTTGACACGCCGCGGAGTATTTATTACTTGTCGTTTATGTCGGAGATACTGAAGGCGATTCATGAGGATGGGGTGCATGTTATGGGTGCTCTGGCGTGGAGTTGGGCGGATAATTGGGAGTTTGGGGATTATACGCAGCAGTTTGGGTTGCAGGTTGTGAATCGGACGACGCAGGAGAGGTTTTTTAAGAAGAGTTTGTTTGATTTGGTTGATTTTGTTGGGGCGAGGATGGCGTCTTCCTGA
- a CDS encoding Zn(II)2Cys6 transcription factor (COG:K;~EggNog:ENOG410PMZT;~InterPro:IPR036864,IPR007219,IPR001138;~PFAM:PF00172,PF04082;~TransMembrane:2 (i220-237o276-299i);~go_function: GO:0000981 - DNA-binding transcription factor activity, RNA polymerase II-specific [Evidence IEA];~go_function: GO:0003677 - DNA binding [Evidence IEA];~go_function: GO:0008270 - zinc ion binding [Evidence IEA];~go_process: GO:0006351 - transcription, DNA-templated [Evidence IEA];~go_process: GO:0006355 - regulation of transcription, DNA-templated [Evidence IEA]) — protein MPPDHSNTNKQRGKYTTRACEECRRRRAKCDGKKPSCSRCLQGGVSCQYSVVEDGRRPASKTYVLSLRQRIESLELLLERHGIDPREREQPISRKTLDAAANAKKGGDDTAIDELAEGVKGKLALDESLNFDKDGELRYFGPTSGRLEFQGSSDARDTSEHGKISGITCLDPIITGLDDVGFSRPIQEHLISLYFKWEQPWFAVVDEDLFRQSMYRCGRYWSSLLHVAILAVGSRYSDRMDIRSDPDDPNTAGKFFLEQAKRRLHDEMEKPSLTTIQALAIIGIFYVAIGADAACWLYLGMADRLCLDMGLNLDPAGFEETNMMSHREIQLRRQIYWTLYCHDKWASSYTGRICSMLDSQGAVKMPDDDEVSDTDSLGRKAFRPLQRAMVSICRIQERIMLSLWAPKPLLKENQRPEFLESCLLDLRTWFYDLPTELRVDRPNEIPQAYTLHMVYHTARILLAKPFIMRVNSHPSKNQTYHKTADLALRICRESARAICVVAQRYRQVFGGFRLSPISATHCTLSAALVLLDETENLNLPSHKNKISLCLTVLDELANTWHPARLIGHNLRKLCRSAIPNEILSPAGGESNIQRDGNEPEFPLDLDLGSELPDISFDGIEPDQHVNFGSALASQFELSVPMESLPIDYGFFDILNQSNWDQAW, from the exons ATGCCCCCAGATCATTCAAATACAAATAAACAGCGTGGAAAATACACCACTAGAGCGTGTGAAGAATGCCGCCGTCGTCGCGCCAAA TGCGACGGCAAAAAGCCATCCTGCTCTAGATGCCTTCAAGGGGGGGTCTCATGTCAATATTCAGTTGTAGAGGATGGTAGGAGGCCAGCGTCGAAGACATATGTCCTTTCGCTACGGCAGAGGATCGAGTCGTTGGAGCTGCTCCTGGAGCGGCATGGTATTGACCCGCGTGAACGGGAACAGCCAATTTCCAGAAAGACTTTGGACGCTGCGGCAAACGCGAAGAAAGGGGGTGATGATACTGCGATAGATGAACTTGCTGAAGGTGTCAAAGGCAAACTCGCACTCGACGAGTCGCTTAATTTCGATAAAGACGGCGAATTGCGGTATTTTGGACCGACAAGCGGAAGGCTCGAATTTCAGGGTTCTTCTGATGCTCGTGATACTTCTGAACACGGCAAGATCTCTGGAATAACATGTCTTGATCCTATCATTACTGGCCTGGATGACGTTGGATTCTCAAGACCCATACAAGAGCACCTGATCAGTCTGTATTTCAAATGGGAGCAGCCATGGTTTGCAGTCGTCGACGAAGACCTCTTTCGTCAGAGCATGTATCGTTGCGGACGATATTGGAGCTCACTGCTACACGTTGCCATTCTTGCTGTTGGTTCGCGGTATTCAGACCGCATGGACATCCGATCAGATCCAGATGATCCCAACACAGCAGGAAAATTCTTCCTTGAACAGGCAAAGCGCCGTCTTCATGATGAAATGGAGAAGCCTAGTCTGACGACTATTCAAGCGCTAGCTATTATCGGCATATTCTATGTC GCAATTGGTGCTGACGCCGCATGTTGGCTGTATCTTGGGATGGCGGATCGATTATGTCTTGATATGGGGCTGAATTTGGATCCGGCTGGGTTTGAAGAGACGAATATGATGTCGCACCGAGAAATCCAGCTGAGAAGACAGATTTATTGGACGTTATACTGTCATGATAAGTGGGCTTCTAGCTATACGGGAAGGATTTGCTCTATGCTG GATTCGCAAGGAGCCGTCAAAATGCCCGATGACGACGAAGTATCCGATACAGACAGTCTGGGCCGAAAAGCATTCAGACCACTGCAAAGAGCGATGGTTAGCATATGCCGGATACAAGAAAGGATTATGCTCTCACT ATGGGCCCCCAAACCCCTCCTGAAAGAGAACCAACGTCCAGAATTCCTGGAATCCTGCCTGCTAGACCTGAGAACATGGTTCTACGATCTTCCCACGGAACTCAGAGTCGACCGTCCAAATGAGATCCCCCAGGCATACACCCTCCACATGGTTTACCACACAGCAAGAATCCTCCTCGCAAAACCGTTTATCATGAGAGTAAATTCACATCCGAGCAAGAATCAGACATATCACAAGACGGCCGACCTAGCGCTCCGGATATGCCGCGAATCAGCTCGCGCGATCTGTGTGGTAGCTCAGAGATACCGACAAGTCTTCGGCGGTTTCCGCCTCAGTCCTATTTCAGCGACACATTGCACGTTATCAGCGGCTTTAGTTTTGCTTGATGAAACCGAAAACCTGAATCTGCCCTCGCACAAGAACAAAATAAGCCTTTGCCTGACTGTCCTCGACGAACTCGCCAATACATGGCATCCTGCCCGACTCATTGGACATAATCTTCGGAAACTCTGTCGCTCGGCAATTCCGAACGAAATACTTTCTCCCGCAGGAGGAGAAAGCAATATTCAGCGTGATGGCAATGAGCCCGAGTTCCCACTAGATCTAGATCTAGGATCCGAACTGCCAGATATCAGTTTCGATGGCATCGAACCAGATCAGCATGTGAATTTCGGAAGCGCACTGGCTAGTCAGTTCGAGCTTTCGGTGCCTATGGAATCCCTTCCAATTGATTATGGGTTCTTTGATATTCTGAACCAGTCCAATTGGGACCAAGCGTGGTAA
- a CDS encoding uncharacterized protein (COG:K;~EggNog:ENOG410PWM5;~InterPro:IPR036864,IPR007219,IPR001138;~PFAM:PF00172,PF04082;~go_function: GO:0000981 - DNA-binding transcription factor activity, RNA polymerase II-specific [Evidence IEA];~go_function: GO:0003677 - DNA binding [Evidence IEA];~go_function: GO:0008270 - zinc ion binding [Evidence IEA];~go_process: GO:0006351 - transcription, DNA-templated [Evidence IEA];~go_process: GO:0006355 - regulation of transcription, DNA-templated [Evidence IEA]) — protein sequence MADFTPRKRRRPALSCVQCRQRKVRCDRAFPCGPCTRARHPIPCSYGEQDGIESIQSIHSSSQTAWDMSHYSDVNVAGDEPGDQAARPSLPLEQMVQNLQHRVQRLEQVVSLNRDTEHSVHDRGLSQSLYDLGNRVSNIEQQLTRDKAGVGGQDTFIPAATLRLKTSPEKTKVAGQSHWTNAFHQLRMLEKIDDRQAAEMREKIKKCKGLRAKLKRVPTLCDEPFKSLEHDAFWESSNCIEMVNAYFRTLGPIYRILHSSFREEYKWRLVSKTETPPHSFLLKALLVVGIGSVFHPDSIQRSHIRPQVNRWVHAAQWWLTGPDEKSAHSIDGLQVYCLMLLCRQVHSFNKEAIWVSAGSLVRLACSLGLHRDPSHFPSLSLYECEMRRRLWAAVMEIAVQASFDVSMPPLISGDDHDTEPPMNIDDSQLDKNTRSVPIAKPNHQPTDSSIQLLLLKSLPTRLQVARFNNQIRQPKSYEHALKLGTELETFCKEFAHLQSQNLSESAEFHHKVLDTFLRRTILLLYRPFILKYPQDQRFYLARKLSLESAMAIASYADNTDIVSKPLDDYAKLSISGIGAFKGAFSIDTIIVICVELVTQLEEEAKTRPRLPENVLHRMAQAFRRPIIDTLEHIQEQLLQVIGLGIPSMKRCAILSTVMGQIKAMERTGQYTKDDVYEALVDCIKKCTGVLERYIEEIGSGTSGSVDEWTPMTSDLDVESLLQEFGFPWDDIPLDFSGVQSWTES from the exons ATGGCCGACTTTACTCCCCGGAAACGTCGTCGACCGGCTCTTTCCTGTGTGCAGTGCCGGCAGCGTAAAGTGCGGTGCGATCGCGCGTTTCCTTGTGGTCCTTGTACGCGAGCCCGTCATCCTATACCATGCTCGTACGGTGAACAAGATGGCATTGAGAGCATTCAGAGCATTCACAGTTCTTCTCAGACGGCTTGGGATATGTCGCATTACTCGGACGTAAATGTTGCCGGCGATGAACCAGGCGATCAAGCAGCCAGGCCATCATTGCCCTTGGAACAGATGGTTCAAAACCTTCAACATCGAGTGCAGAGACTCGAACAAGTGGTATCCCTGAATCGAGATACTGAGCACTCTGTGCATGATAGAGGATTGTCTCAGTCGCTTTACGATCTGGGAAACCGCGTGTCTAATATCGAGCAACAACTCACCCGGGATAAGGCTGGAGTGGGGGGCCAGGATACTTTCATTCCGGCGGCTACATTACGCCTCAAAACTAGCCCAGAAAAGACAAAGGTTGCTGGCCAGAGCCATTGGACAAATGCATTCCACCAGCTGCGCATGCTGGAGAAGATCGACGACAGGCAGGCCGCGGAGATGAGAGAAAAGATCAAGAAGTGCAAGGGACTGCGCGCAAAGCTGAAACGTGTCCCTACACTGTGCGACGAGCCTTTCAAGAGCTTGGAACATGATGCTTTCTGGGAATCTTCTAATTGTATTGAGATGGTCAATGCGTATTTCCGCACCCTTGGACCCATTTATCGAATTCTACACTCGTCTTTTCGAGAGGAGTATAAATGGAGACTCGTTTCCAAGACAGAAACACCACCCCATAGCTTTTTGCTCAAAGCATTGCTGGTAGTTGGAATAGGGTCTGTATTCCATCCGGACAGCATACAGCGCAGTCATATTCGACCACAAGTGAACCGCTGGGTCCATGCTGCACAGTGGTGGCTTACAGGGCCTGATGAAAAGTCTGCACATAGCATTGATGGGTTACAAGTGTATTGCTTGATGCTCCTATGTCGCCAAGTCCATTCATTCAACAAAGAGGCCATCTGGGTTTCGGCAGGGTCACTAGTACGACTTGCCTGTAGCTTGGGCTTGCATCGCGACCCGAGCCATTTTCCGTCGTTGTCTCTGTATGAATGTGAGATGAGAAGGAGGTTATGGGCAGCGGTGATGGAAATAGCCGTACAGGCTTCGTTTGATGTTTCCATGCCACCGCTAATCTCAGGAGATGATCACGACACTGAACCGCCGATGAATATCGATGACAGCCAGCTCGATAAAAATACCAGAAGCGTGCCAATTGCGAAGCCAAATCACCAGCCTACAGATTCATCGATCCAGCTCCTTTTGCTAAAATCACTCCCGACCCGTTTACAAGTTGCTCGATTCAACAATCAGATTCGTCAACCAAAATCTTACGAACACGCATTGAAACTAGGGACCGAGCTTGAAACATTCTGCAAAGAATTTGCACATCTACAATCGCAGAACCTCTCCGAATCTGCCGAGTTCCACCACAAAGTCCTGGACACATTCCTGCGCAGAACAATCCTTCTTCTCTACCGCCCCTTCATACTCAAATATCCCCAAGACCAACGCTTCTACCTGGCCAGAAAACTTAGTCTCGAATCCGCCATGGCCATTGCATCCTACGCAGACAACACGGACATCGTCTCAAAACCACTCGATGATTACGCCAAGCTATCGATCTCGGGCATCGGCGCATTCAAAGGCGCATTTTCAATAGACACAATAATCGTCATATGTGTCGAGCTCGTCACGCAACtagaagaagaagcaaaaacaagACCTCGCTTGCCAGAGAACGTCCTCCATAGAATGGCACAGGCATTCCGGAGACCAATCATCGACACACTGGAACATATTCAAGAACAATTACTCCAGGTAATTGGGCTTGGTATTCCTAGTATGAAACGGTGCGCTATTCTGTCTACGGTGATGGGCCAGATCAAGGCTATGGAGAGGACGGGTCAGTATACGAAGGATGATGTGTACGAGGCTCTTGTGGATTGTATAAAGAAATGCACTGGTGTTCTTGAGAGGTACATTGAGGAAATTGGAAGCGGCACTAGCGGGTCTGTTGATGAGTGGACGCCAATGACGTCGGACCTTGACGTTGAGTCTTTG CTACAGGAATTTGGATTTCCGTGGGATGATATTCCTTTGGATTTTTCCGGTGTTCAATCATGGACCGAGTCCTAA